From Xiphophorus maculatus strain JP 163 A chromosome 12, X_maculatus-5.0-male, whole genome shotgun sequence, the proteins below share one genomic window:
- the entpd4 gene encoding ectonucleoside triphosphate diphosphohydrolase 4 isoform X2 gives MGRIGFSCLFPASWHFSLSSQVLPRLLTPSLRQLLFIGLVLCLIGLLYLLLVAVNTHTSWIGEENPFYRHLARVTDLDVTDTSNPNLNYGLVVDCGSSGSRVFVYCWPRHNGNPRELLDIRQMRDQHRKPVVMKIKPGIAELAKTPEKASDYIDPLLSFAAQHIPKHKHQETPLYILCTAGMRILPESQQEAILEDLRTDIPVHFNFLFSDSHVEVISGKQEGVYAWIGINFVLGRFNHVDNDGEAVVEVNVPGTDHQEALMRKRTAGVLDMGGVSTQIAYEVPKTEEVAKNLLAEFNLGCDAHVTDHVYRVYVSTFLGFGGNAARQRYEENLIRKTAARNKLLGEHVGETAESPLLDPCLPTDLLDEIGPSTQRLHLRGTGDFDECRRILQPFLNRTNDTQTSLSGIYQPAIDYSNSQFYGFSEFFYCMEDVLRMGGDYNASKYARAAKGYCATQWKTLKERFDSGLYASHADFHRLKYQCFKSAWMYEVLHTGFSFPTNYKNLKTALLVYDKEIQWTLGAILYRTRFLPLRDIPQESLKGAHSHWRHSFSFVNNHYLFLACFFIVLLSIILYLLRLRRIHRRVAQPYTPSSVPWLEEGLGSPSLPINL, from the exons ATGGGAAG GATCGGCTTTTCATGCCTTTTCCCAGCGTCATGGCACTTCAGCCTGTCATCCCAGGTTCTTCCTCGGCTTCTGACTCCTTCCCTCCGACAACTTCTCTTCATCGGCCTGGTGCTCTGCCTCATAGGACTGCTCTACCTGTTGCTCGTTGCTGTAAATACACACACCAGCTGGATCGGAGAAGAAAACCCTTTCTATCG GCACCTGGCGAGAGTTACTGACTTGGATGTGACGGATACAAGCAATCCCAACCTGAACTACGGCCTGGTGGTGGACTGTGGCAGCAGTGGCTCCAGGGTGTTTGTGTACTGCTGGCCCCGGCACAACGGTAATCCCCGTGAACTGCTGGACATACGGCAAATGCGAGATCAACACCGCAAGCCAGTAGTCATGAAGATCAAGCCTG GTATAGCTGAATTGGCTAAAACACCTGAGAAGGCCAGTGACTACATAGATCCACTTCTAAGCTTTGCAGCTCAACACATCCCCAAGCATAAGCACCAGGAAACTCCTCTGTACATCCTGTGCACAGCGGGAATGAGAATCTTACcagagag tcAACAAGAAGCCATTCTGGAAGATCTACGCACAGATATCCCAGTTCACTTCAACTTCCTCTTCTCTGATTCCCACGTGGAGGTGATTTCTGGAAAACAAGAAG gtgtCTATGCATGGATTGGAATAAACTTTGTCCTTGGGAGGTTTAACCATGTGGACAATG ATGGGGAAGCTGTGGTGGAGGTAAATGTTCCCGGCACCGATCATCAGGAAGCGCTGATGAGGAAAAGGACCGCGGGTGTCCTGGACATGGGTGGTGTCTCCACACAGATTGCATATGAAGTGCCCAAAACT GAGGAAGTGGCCAAAAACTTACTTGCAGAATTCAACCTGGGATGTGACGCTCACGTCACCGATCACGTTTATCGTGTTTACGTGTCCACCTTTCTGGGTTTCGGAGGAAACGCTGCACGCCAAAGATATGAGGAGAATCTCATCAGAAAAACTGCAGCTCGAAACAA ACTCTTGGGTGAGCATGTTGGCGAAACAGCAGAGTCTCCCCTGCTGGACCCTTGTCTCCCCACCGACCTGCTGGATGAGATCGGACCGTCTACACAGAGGCTCCACCTTCGGGGGACCGGAGACTTCGACGAGTGCAGACGGATTCTGCAGCCGTTCCTCAACAGAACCAATGACACCCAAACGTCCCTGAGCGGCATCTACCAGCCAGCGATTGACTACAGCAACAGCCAGTTTTATggcttttcagagtttttctacTGCATGGAGGACGTGCTGCGTATGGGCGGGGATTATAATGCTTCTAAATATGCCCGAGCCGCCAAG GGTTACTGTGCCACCCAGTGGAAGACACTGAAGGAACGCTTTGATTCTGGTCTTTATGCATCACATGCAGATTTTCACCGGCTCAA GTACCAGTGTTTTAAATCAGCGTGGATGTATGAAGTTTTGCACACGGGTTTCTCCTTCCCAACCAATTACAAAAACCTGAAGACAGCCTTGCTGGTCTACGATAAGGAGATCCAGTGGACTCTTGGAGCTATTCTTTATAGAACGCGGTTTCTCCCTTTGAG ggACATCCCACAGGAGAGTCTGAAAGGAGCGCACTCTCACTGGCGACACAGCTTCTCCTTTGTCAACAACCACTACTTGTTCCTGGCTTGTTTTTTTATCGTGTTGCTCTCCATTATACTGTATTTGCTGAGGCTTCGCCGCATCCATCGCCGTGTGGCGCAGCCCTACACTCCCTCCTCTGTGCCGTGGTTGGAAGAGGGCCTCGGCTCACCCTCTCTCCCAATCAACCTCTGA
- the entpd4 gene encoding ectonucleoside triphosphate diphosphohydrolase 4 isoform X1, with the protein MGRIGFSCLFPASWHFSLSSQVLPRLLTPSLRQLLFIGLVLCLIGLLYLLLVAVNTHTSWIGEENPFYRHLARVTDLDVTDTSNPNLNYGLVVDCGSSGSRVFVYCWPRHNGNPRELLDIRQMRDQHRKPVVMKIKPGIAELAKTPEKASDYIDPLLSFAAQHIPKHKHQETPLYILCTAGMRILPESQQEAILEDLRTDIPVHFNFLFSDSHVEVISGKQEGVYAWIGINFVLGRFNHVDNDGEAVVEVNVPGTDHQEALMRKRTAGVLDMGGVSTQIAYEVPKTVSFASPQQEEVAKNLLAEFNLGCDAHVTDHVYRVYVSTFLGFGGNAARQRYEENLIRKTAARNKLLGEHVGETAESPLLDPCLPTDLLDEIGPSTQRLHLRGTGDFDECRRILQPFLNRTNDTQTSLSGIYQPAIDYSNSQFYGFSEFFYCMEDVLRMGGDYNASKYARAAKGYCATQWKTLKERFDSGLYASHADFHRLKYQCFKSAWMYEVLHTGFSFPTNYKNLKTALLVYDKEIQWTLGAILYRTRFLPLRDIPQESLKGAHSHWRHSFSFVNNHYLFLACFFIVLLSIILYLLRLRRIHRRVAQPYTPSSVPWLEEGLGSPSLPINL; encoded by the exons ATGGGAAG GATCGGCTTTTCATGCCTTTTCCCAGCGTCATGGCACTTCAGCCTGTCATCCCAGGTTCTTCCTCGGCTTCTGACTCCTTCCCTCCGACAACTTCTCTTCATCGGCCTGGTGCTCTGCCTCATAGGACTGCTCTACCTGTTGCTCGTTGCTGTAAATACACACACCAGCTGGATCGGAGAAGAAAACCCTTTCTATCG GCACCTGGCGAGAGTTACTGACTTGGATGTGACGGATACAAGCAATCCCAACCTGAACTACGGCCTGGTGGTGGACTGTGGCAGCAGTGGCTCCAGGGTGTTTGTGTACTGCTGGCCCCGGCACAACGGTAATCCCCGTGAACTGCTGGACATACGGCAAATGCGAGATCAACACCGCAAGCCAGTAGTCATGAAGATCAAGCCTG GTATAGCTGAATTGGCTAAAACACCTGAGAAGGCCAGTGACTACATAGATCCACTTCTAAGCTTTGCAGCTCAACACATCCCCAAGCATAAGCACCAGGAAACTCCTCTGTACATCCTGTGCACAGCGGGAATGAGAATCTTACcagagag tcAACAAGAAGCCATTCTGGAAGATCTACGCACAGATATCCCAGTTCACTTCAACTTCCTCTTCTCTGATTCCCACGTGGAGGTGATTTCTGGAAAACAAGAAG gtgtCTATGCATGGATTGGAATAAACTTTGTCCTTGGGAGGTTTAACCATGTGGACAATG ATGGGGAAGCTGTGGTGGAGGTAAATGTTCCCGGCACCGATCATCAGGAAGCGCTGATGAGGAAAAGGACCGCGGGTGTCCTGGACATGGGTGGTGTCTCCACACAGATTGCATATGAAGTGCCCAAAACTGTAAGCTTTGCTTCTCCACAACAG GAGGAAGTGGCCAAAAACTTACTTGCAGAATTCAACCTGGGATGTGACGCTCACGTCACCGATCACGTTTATCGTGTTTACGTGTCCACCTTTCTGGGTTTCGGAGGAAACGCTGCACGCCAAAGATATGAGGAGAATCTCATCAGAAAAACTGCAGCTCGAAACAA ACTCTTGGGTGAGCATGTTGGCGAAACAGCAGAGTCTCCCCTGCTGGACCCTTGTCTCCCCACCGACCTGCTGGATGAGATCGGACCGTCTACACAGAGGCTCCACCTTCGGGGGACCGGAGACTTCGACGAGTGCAGACGGATTCTGCAGCCGTTCCTCAACAGAACCAATGACACCCAAACGTCCCTGAGCGGCATCTACCAGCCAGCGATTGACTACAGCAACAGCCAGTTTTATggcttttcagagtttttctacTGCATGGAGGACGTGCTGCGTATGGGCGGGGATTATAATGCTTCTAAATATGCCCGAGCCGCCAAG GGTTACTGTGCCACCCAGTGGAAGACACTGAAGGAACGCTTTGATTCTGGTCTTTATGCATCACATGCAGATTTTCACCGGCTCAA GTACCAGTGTTTTAAATCAGCGTGGATGTATGAAGTTTTGCACACGGGTTTCTCCTTCCCAACCAATTACAAAAACCTGAAGACAGCCTTGCTGGTCTACGATAAGGAGATCCAGTGGACTCTTGGAGCTATTCTTTATAGAACGCGGTTTCTCCCTTTGAG ggACATCCCACAGGAGAGTCTGAAAGGAGCGCACTCTCACTGGCGACACAGCTTCTCCTTTGTCAACAACCACTACTTGTTCCTGGCTTGTTTTTTTATCGTGTTGCTCTCCATTATACTGTATTTGCTGAGGCTTCGCCGCATCCATCGCCGTGTGGCGCAGCCCTACACTCCCTCCTCTGTGCCGTGGTTGGAAGAGGGCCTCGGCTCACCCTCTCTCCCAATCAACCTCTGA
- the LOC102219417 gene encoding mitoferrin-1 has translation MELSSDRAVARLEMSQVQSEDGEPFNESSDGDYESLPPHVSVTTHMTAGAVAGILEHTVMYPVDSVKTRMQSLQPDPNAQYKGVYEALKRIIKTEGIFRPLRGLNITMMGAGPAHALYFACYERVKHSLSHIIQSGGNSHIANGVAGSVATVLHDAVMNPAEVVKQRMQMYNSPYRGLWDCVRTVTHTEGIGAFYRSYSTQLTMNIPFQAVHFITYELMQEQLNPHRHYNPSSHIVSGAAAGAVSAAVTTPLDVCKTLLNTQENVALSSVNISGHLSGMANAFRTVYRLGGLAAFFKGVQARVIYQMPSTAIAWSVYEFFKYFLTKQKLEQEAASGQL, from the exons ATGGAGTTAAGCTCGGACCGTGCGGTGGCAAGGCTGGAGATGTCGCAGGTCCAGAGCGAAGACGGGGAGCCTTTTAATGAGAGCAGCGACGGGGACTACGAGAGCTTGCCGCCTCATGTCTCCGTGACGACCCACATGACAGCCGGAGCCGTGGCAGGCATACTGGAGCACACGGTGATGTACCCCGTGGACTCTGTCAAG acACGGATGCAGAGTCTGCAGCCGGACCCCAATGCACAATACAAGGGCGTGTATGAAGCCCTGAAACGGATCATCAAGACGGAGGGGATCTTCAGACCGCTGAGGGGCCTCAACATCACCATGATGGGAGCGGGGCCCGCCCATGCACTCTACTTCGCCTGCTACGAGCGCGTCAAGCACTCTCTGAGTCACATCATTCAGAGCGGAGGCAACAGCCACATAGCCAACG GCGTGGCAGGGAGTGTGGCCACTGTTCTGCATGATGCCGTCATGAATCCAGCTGAAG TGGTAAAGCAGAGGATGCAGATGTACAACTCTCCCTATCGAGGACTTTGGGACTGTGTTCGGACAGTGACTCACACCGAAGGCATCGGAGCTTTCTACCGCAGCTACAGCACTCAGCTGACCATGAATATTCCCTTCCAGGCGGTTCACTTCATCACCTACGAACTGATGCAGGAGCAGCTGAACCCTCACAGGCATTACAACCCGAGCAGCCACATAGTGTCGGGAGCGGCGGCGGGGGCAGTTTCGGCCGCGGTGACCACTCCGCTGGACGTTTGTAAAACGCTGCTCAACACGCAGGAGAATGTCGCGCTGAGCTCTGTGAACATCAGCGGCCACCTGTCGGGAATGGCCAATGCTTTCAGGACGGTGTACAGACTGGGAGGTCTGGCAGCATTCTTCAAAGGCGTCCAAGCTCGGGTTATATACCAGATGCCCTCTACTGCCATCGCCTGGTCGGTGTACGAGTTCTTCAAGTACTTCCTGACGAAGCAGAAGCTAGAACAAGAGGCGGCATCCGGGCAGCTGTGA